TTGAAATTCCTTTCCCTCATCCAAAAGTTGATCGTGAGCTTATCGACTTTTATCTGAAGTATGGTCAACCGCAGTACTTGACATGGTGCGCATAGAAGATAGTTACTATCATGGTACTGAAACCTACGCCTGCTGGGAAGTTCGTAAATGTTAATTTCAAAATCACACGAGGATCAACAAACTCGGTGTCGATTATTTCCCTAGCAGATCTTCCGAATataaatcctcatgactggatccTATTGTTTAACATTCTGCTCACCAATCCAAAAGAATATGAGCCAATACTGGATCATTTGAAGAGGATGCTGGCCTCTTACAtccatgaggttgctgctatggatcaggagatagcgaaagTGATGAACAAGAAACCAACTGTCAAGCCAACACCGAAACCAGGAGATGTGAACAAAATGAAGATGGGCCAAATCGATTCTACACATCTTATTGTGATGTTCACAAGAGGCGAATCCAATCGTTTTCTGTTCGCACTTGCTGATAAACATTTATTCTCAACTGACTGCTTGGAGTACATTATCAATATTATCCATCAGTGCAAGCAGAATTCAGAAGCAGACAAGAAGAACTTCACGTACATGCTTCGCTGGTACATTACGTTTTGTCATCATCTATTGGCCATCATACCGAAGGTGTTTAAGATAATCAAGAAGTCTTCTGCAGCTCCACCGAAGTGAGATTTCGGCtccattgacgcaaagggggagattgttgggtcttgTTATGTTGCATCATGGGCTTgtgttttgtatccggattgggcctgtccatccgtgattatctagTAGGGCTTTACTATAAataatgcatgcatgtatgcattagatACGTTCGTAATTGtcattaattattgttttgtaaccctaagcacctctacagtcgaagttcttaatcgagctcttctgaggtgttgaagttttaatcatacgacatatttaaagccattcttgtgttcttaattacgttcttaattgtttgcctgcatagaatctatcgatcctaatagaactttgttctaacataTGCTAAAGAGAGAAACAACTTGTATTGTTTATTGTCAGCCCATAAAGAGTTCACAATCGAGATTAAGGAACAAAATGTTGGTAATTTAatatcatcaatattatttaagtgtaataggattaaatttgttgaccaaaagtgatcttgTCAAATATTGAACAACTTAGGATGGTGTAGGAGTGCACACTTGTTCAAGtttttcaagattcaaagtacattgttttttaggggcgaagcccctaaacgaacgggGATCCGAGGGAagcgcccctagcggggtccaaggggcagagcccctggctgggatcgAGCTGCCAGGTCAACGCATAAATTTTTTATTTGGGCTATGTTGCTATATTAAAAAAATGCatcaaaaattcaattttagaAAGTTGACCCATTTTTCCTTAAGATCCGTTTTATGACAGATATTGGTAGTTTTGATAACAGTTTGTAATTGTCTTGTCAGTTTTTAGACATGAATCATATAGTCGTTTTTGGTCATTTTTTGGTACATCTTTTTGAAGAACATTTTCACATACATTCTCTGATTTCGTTCTCTGAATTTCATCCAATTGAGTGTTCAATATGTACTATCGAAATACTTCAATTTGATAGTGAATCACGACTTTCAGAGAATCCAAACAATCTGTCCATCCCCTATTTCGAACAAAAAAGTTGACAAGGGTTGCACTCAATAAACCTCTGACCATGAACAAAACCAAGTTCACACCTCCACAACAAAATCACACTTGAAAAATGCATGATCGACAATCTCTTCCTctttcaaacattgtttttttattaaatatgtaATTTTAATGTAAAATATGCAtttttacatataaatatataaatttaatgtaAAAATACTAGGCCATATCACATGGATACATGTATCATTTTTTAACCATCGGCcgatatgtatacataatatgttgttcatatatatatatatatatatatatatatatatatatatatatatataccttaattTTGTCCCttatttttttggctattttgacacttttggacATTGCATtcaaaatttttacatttttttggaaccttttaatattcaaagtttggccacaaaactttaaggaATTGACAACTTTGGTCTATTTTTTAAAAACTTGCGAATTTCAacccctttaattctttagccattttgatacttttggtccttgcagtcaaaacttttacatcatgtttttttcaactttgcccctcattctttagccattttgatatttttgatcaTTGCAATCaaaatttttacatgttttttgaatcttttaatattcaaagtttggccacaaaactttaaggaATTGAAAACTTTGGTCCATTTTCTAAAAACTTGGTAATTCCAACTCATTTaattttttagccattttgatacttttggtctttacagtcaaaacttttatatttttttcataaaaaacacaaaaaatagcCCGACAAAGCCCGAGTTTTTTCGCTAATAGAGTCAATAACGAGTTAGGAATAGTGAAACTCACGTTTTTTTTACTGTTTTCGTTCTTACACTTTCTGTGTTTGTCATTTTCTTCTTTTTGTATATTgatttttatatttaacttttttgtttttttctggCCCTTTATCTATCCATTTCCCACTGTTTATCCGTATGAAAATAATCCAAAGTCAACTACAAGAATCAACAACGACACCTATTAATTTATAAACAAAAACGACATTCGAATCAGGTGCACACGGCCCATGCGGAACATGGCAACATATCTAGTTTAAATTAATAAGGTTAGTAACTCAATAAATCGTAAGAAACCGTGTGATATTATATTTGAATCTCATTCACAATtgtatatgtataaaaaaaaatatgttttttaaatgtaaaaacatgtatttatatgttttcaaatgtaaaaaaaattattttaatgaTTTCAAACAGAAAATTGAGGACAatgaacaaaattgaaaaaaataatgattgatttggaataaaaaaaaaagctaaaattaaaaaataaaataagaacgtaatatcaaaattaaaaaaattaaaagcatAGTGtacattatttatttttttttttttcaattttgacacgtaaTTAACTGGTCAAATAgtcaaaactaaaaaaataaaaaaatttaatgattaaattgtaacaaaaaaatacaatataatttttgttaaaacataataactttacCACAGTTTACCTTTATAAATAATTACTTATTATATTTCATATTATATTATATAGGCATAGCCGTTTTCAAAACTAATAACcgaggtgtttttttttttttgtttattattattattatcaaaatgaaACAATGACATATTATTTGAAGCATAAAAGCAGAAAATACTAAATTAACCCCAGGGCAGAACACAACAAGAAATTTGCGATTTGCGAGTAAAACGCTGCTTTTTAGGAATCTGCGAGGTGCCATGCCAGATGTTTCtgccctctctctttctctttcactTTCTCTATTTCCTTTTCATGTTTTAAATTTCTTTTCAAAAGCACTAACGTTTTTATCATTATTACAAGTGAATTAATTATGTAATAACTaaaaagtttaataaattaaaataaaacattttaataaaaatgatgCAAGTAAATTTATGTTTATCAAGTCAAAAGGATCATAAATCATCTGAAACGTATTCAAAAGGATAAATCACCAAAACGTTTATTTAAAAAATCagctcttttttttttaaataatatatatttcaaCATATTAGTCGTTCAACAaattcacaatatatatatatatatatatatatatatatatatatatatatatatatatatatatatatatatatatatatatatatatatatatatatatatatatatatatatattccttttcGCCGACTCAACGaaagttaataaaatttaatctATTGATGTATTGGGTAAATAGTATTTTTAAGACTTTAGCTTTTTAATTTTGAGAACTTAAACCAGAAATGTTTGTAACCACCTTAGAGCGTTAATTTTACACAAAAAGTGAAAAACCTATAAtccaaatatattttaaataatttttaaaagattattaaaatttcatataattttatACATTTTCTAATTTTAACTTATAATCCAAAAAACTTATACGAACATtcatacaaataaaaaaaaatctaattctAATTACCAACTACTGTCTAGTTTTTACTGTTCGAGGTTACTCATTTTGACACCTTTGCGTCATATTTGACATGTGATTAcccattttctttttcaaattactTAACGAAATCAACTATTAGTCTATTATGATACTTTCTAGACGTCAATTTCTATGAAATCGTATCTAAGAAACTCAAGATTGATAATGGCTAAAATTgacattaagaaaagaaaaaaaaaaaaaaaaaaaaagtaaggcATGTGCTGGACAATTGTAGGTGGGGTAGGTTTTCCGTAAGAATTGCAACTTTAAAATTTATACAACGAATCGAGGTCCTGAAATGAAATTACATACAACCAAAAAGGAATATACAAAACACATCTTTtatacaaaatataataaaatgtgtATTTTAAACATGGTTAAATACATGATATAGCAAGGCACATCCTCCTTTGTTTTATTTATTACAActtttttgcttttatcactttatattatatttaaaaaaatccaTACAAGTATAATATAACATTGTATTTTCATTACTTTCATCGATTTGTTCATTTAACaataagaaaaaatatatataacttcaatttaaaatataatatctTAATTAATAATAGATGTTATAATAAATAAATTGTTATTTATTCTTGTACTAACTTTTCTAAATGTAAGGATATTAAAATACCCAAAAAAAACATGTACGTTATGTAAGTGTTGGAGTAAGGGTGTACTTATGTGACGATTTAGTGTCATTGATAAGATAGTAAAGACGAATTAATTGTTTAAAAACTCAGAAACAGTTTGTCTTTTGAAGGGTTTTCAGTTTCAGGCTTCTTCTGTCTTGTATGCATCTGCTGCATTTTCTTCCCTATGACAAAATTTCGGAATAAAACCAAAAACTGTTTGTTGGTGATGGTGTTGTTGTTTTCTTGTTGATGAAATCTCAGTCTTGTAGGAAAGAGACAACTCCAAATCCGATTTCATATACACAAACCCTTAAAATACACACCCAAACACCAACAAAATACAAACATGgcggcttcttcttcttcttcttcttcttcttcttccaaaacctcAATCCTCTTCACATTTGTTTCTATCCTTCTGTTTCTACCTCTTGTCTTCTCCCTACCCAAAAACGAAACCACTTTCAGGCCATTGCAAGAGCTAAAGAAGCTAAAAAGAATCAGAAATCATCTCAACAAGATCAACAAGCCTCCAGTCAAGACCATTCACGTAATCCTTTTGGGTTTTGTAATTTCTCCGTTTTCTAGTTTCTTGAAAGTCAAGTTACAAGTTATGTGTGTTTCTTTTTCCCTAAACAGAGCCCTGATGGAGACTTGATAGATTGTATTCCCTCTCATCATCAACCAGCATTTGATCATCCTAAGCTCAAAGGACAGAAACCATTGgtatatttttcattttagatTCGCTTTCTGGTTGTTTCCATGTTTATTCAAGTGTTACACGATCTTATAAATGGGTTTTTCATTTTTTACTAAATTGCAGGAACCACCATTAGAGAGGCCGAAGGAGGATGACAAATACTCCATCGATGAAACTATCGAGACCTTTCAGCTATGGACACAATCCAACGAATCCTGCCCAGAAGGCACTATTCCGATCAGGAGAACTACAGAAGCCGATGTTTTACGTGCAACTTCGCTCAAACGATTCGGAAGAAAGATCATAAAGCCTGTCAGGCGCGACACATCCAGCGGTGGTCATGAAGTCAGTACTACTTACAAGAATCGATATATTGTTGTTATATTAATTACATATATAAGCCATATATAAGTGGAACTTGTACTAAAAAATTAAAATGGTGGTTTATATTGCAGCATGCAGTCGCTTTTGTGAATGGAGATCAATACTATGGAGCTAAAGCGAGTATAAACGTATGGACTCCTGTTGTAACAGATCCATACGAATTCAGTCTTTCACAATTGTGGTTAATCTCTGGTTCATTTGGCAATGATCTGAATACAGTAGAAGCTGGTTGGCAGGTAATTAAACTTTTACTTACCTTAATTACTTATATCAAACATTAGTTTAATTTCACAGATATAATGAcaagatatatatataaattgataATTTTTCAGGTAAGTCCGGAGTTGTATGGAGATGGTTACCCAAGATTTTTCACCTACTGGACAGTAAGTTCTATTGACATTTTTTTTTAGTGTTTGCTTCAAATAAGAACAAAATGATATATAGTGTTGAGAAAAAGGAAGGTAACTTTGGTTCATTAATTTTAACAGACTGATGCATACCAAACCACTGGATGCTACAACTTACTATGTTCAGGATTTGTTCAAACGAACAACAGGATCGCTATAGGTGCAGCAATCTCACCAAGGTCATCTTACAAGGCTAAACAATTTGATATCGGCATTATGATATGGAAGGTAATTAATGCCAACATGGTTTgagttatattacttatatacTACATCTTAAAGAAATTGTATTCTACTAGTTTTGTTTTTACATTCATCTTGTGGGTGTTAAGATACTTAAATCAAACTCCACTTTTAACACCAAAATGGAGTAACCACTAGCTAGATTACTAAAATATCACCAATTCATTTTTTTTGCATTGAAAATGGAGTTACTCTTCATTTGTTTGCACTAAAAATGGAGTTGCTTCAAAAATGGGATATATTTGGAAATAGATAACTTGTTTGCATTATTTTTAATGCAAAAAATGGTGTTATATATGTTGGAGATTTTGGTTTTTCAATTGACCTTCACTAGCTAGTGTTTTGCCTAGATATAACTCCACCATTTTTGTAGACCAAAACTTCCAAATTAAACTGTTTTATTTCTGCTAATAGCACCTACTGATCTTTGCTAATATTAAATTGTAAGATTCTCTTATTTTTCTATCGGAAGTGGTCTCCCATGTGTTGTGTTGACATAAGTGATTAAATTAATCTAACTATTTACTAAAAACTCTAAAAGCATTTCCAACATAGTACACctgtttttaacttttttttttctttgtagaTTTTTAAAATCTGTTATCTTTTTATAAAGTTGATTACatcttttttttaatcaaaacatCTTTATAAATATATTGTTCCACAATTAAAGAAAAACCAAGTTATTTGTATGTAACTATTATCGAAATTATTATATAATtacaacaaatattttattatataaaaacatatatatacaaCATCAATTTAAATAAATCTTACATATGCATAAATAGAACTGTTACACATGTATTTAcattaacattatatatatatatatatatatatatatatatatatatatatagagagagagagagagagagagttaggttcaaatgttttcactatctattgtgtgcatgtatgactgattctggaccaatcattttagttattttaagaaagtaattaatgcatattaaatgctgaagatgtaattaatatcttcaacaacatgtaatatgcattaattactttcttaaaataactaaaatgattggtccagaatcagtgaTACATGCACagaatagatagtgaaaacaaaataacctaaccatatatatatatatatatatatatatatatatatatatatatatatatatatatatatatatatatatatatatatagggaaaagtgaatatactcttaagggtatataaacttaggtacccaaactcataataatacgtcgttttgtttgatatattcattataatattgttaaacttcaatccttaacttgatttatattcaatatttttaaattttcactATTATTtttctcttacatcacatctttttgtcGAATACTTACTAttctatatatattattgttgaaaatgacaattatgtaagaagataaatatgaaatttataaaaatctttgaagtaattcaagttagaagttgaattataagaacattggacaattacaatgtCTATATATGTTACAAACGATGTAGTatagtgagtttgggtacctaagcttatatatctTTAagagtatattcacttttcccatatatatatatatatatatatatatatatatatatatatatatatatatatatatatatatatatatatatatatatatatatatatatatatatatatatcattgccAAACATGATATGGAAACTCCGTACTCACGTTCTAAATTCTTTTGACATGCTTCTTTTGGCAAAGCAAAGTATTTTGGACCTTATATAGTTCAAGAATAGTTTGTATTTATCTAGatcattttaatatatattataagattaaatatTATCTCTATCTTCATCGGCTATCtggacattttttttattttattatggaGGATCTGGATTTAGTTTACAGCTCATTAGATTGCTAATATTGTTAATAACTTAATATATATGTCAATTATGTTTTACttaaatatgttattatgttaTAAACTATTATAGAAAGTATTAAGTTTTTATATAAGATGGAAACATGAAATTAAAatgaactcatatatatatatatatatatatatatatatatatatatatatatatatatatatatatatatatatatatatatatatatatatatatatatatatatatatatatatatatatatatatatatatatatatatatcataaattaACACACTTGTTTTATTTTGTAGGACCCTAAACATGGACACTGGTGGCTGCAATTTGGATCGGGACTACTGATAGGGTATTGGCCATCGTTCTTGTTTAGTCATCTACAAAGACATGCAAGCATGGTACAGTTTGGAGGAGAGATAGTGAACACAAGATCAAATGGATATCACACTTCAACACAAATGGGTAGTGGTCATTTTGCTGATGAAGGGTTTGGGAAAGCTTCATATTTTAGAAATTTGAAGGTGGTTGATTGGGACAATAGTTTGCTTCCATTAACAAACCTTCATCTCTTGGCTGATCATCCGAATTGCTATGATATAAAAGCAGGAAAGAATAATGTTTGGGGGAATTATATTTATTATGGAGGTCCTGGAAGGAATGGAAGGTGTCaataaagaaagtaactacaTGCAATATATATATCTATGGCCTTTTCTTTCTCATGATTGATTCTTTTCCTATATAGTAATTTGTTGGATAAGTTTCGAAATTTTGTGCCTGcataaatatcattttcttttATAATAGGTCATAATTCCACCTTCATTCAAGCTCTTGTATATTAGGTGTTACACAatggtttttatatattaaatggtTTGTCATTGAGTGTTGTTGACCTTTCTTTATTTGTGTATTGCTATTAATATGCATATATTGTAAATGTACAAATATGTTTAAACAATGATTTGACACATATCTTAAAGTTGAAGTTATCTACTTCTGCTCTCTAAAATTTGTTAGTATTGAAAGGAACTTCCACCGATATTGTAAACCAAATATTGGTGTACCAAACAACTATCTATATATCATCATTATAATCTTATTGACTATTGACAAGTCTTAACTAACATGGTCCCTTTGGGGAGGGGATATGCTAGTAAGTctacatagattagatagtatgaAAACTACGTAACATACAACTGCATGTAGTCATGAATGAACAGTCATTAATTGAAGGGGAGCTCAATGGTAAATATTCTTTAAAATTATATTCATGCTCATGCAATTTGAAATGATGGGACATACGAAAAAGTGTACGTTCGAAAAATATGCAAGAATTTAATTTGAAATAATAGTAAAAAGAGGAAGAAATTAAACCTCTTCGCTAGCAATCTACAAAATTGATAACAATAATTTGGGTGCACAAGATTCCCTTCATTTGTGATTAGTAAGGTCATCTCAGTCCGTATAATACAAAAGAAAAGTGGTATTCACTAACACATCAATACAACTTTTTTTTTGGACAGCCATCAATAAAATTACATACACATCGATAATTACGTTACAatttataatacatatatacttgAATCAATAGtgtgtatatataatttatatagtgtgtatatatatatatatatatatatatatatatatatatatatatatatatatatatatatatatatatatatatatatatatatatatagagagagagagagagagagagagagaggtaaattcaattgagaaaataaaaatccTTGAAAATtaaggaatcattctcagccactcatttatttttgccgcaaaaacc
The genomic region above belongs to Lactuca sativa cultivar Salinas chromosome 4, Lsat_Salinas_v11, whole genome shotgun sequence and contains:
- the LOC111907008 gene encoding uncharacterized protein LOC111907008 gives rise to the protein MAASSSSSSSSSSKTSILFTFVSILLFLPLVFSLPKNETTFRPLQELKKLKRIRNHLNKINKPPVKTIHSPDGDLIDCIPSHHQPAFDHPKLKGQKPLEPPLERPKEDDKYSIDETIETFQLWTQSNESCPEGTIPIRRTTEADVLRATSLKRFGRKIIKPVRRDTSSGGHEHAVAFVNGDQYYGAKASINVWTPVVTDPYEFSLSQLWLISGSFGNDLNTVEAGWQVSPELYGDGYPRFFTYWTTDAYQTTGCYNLLCSGFVQTNNRIAIGAAISPRSSYKAKQFDIGIMIWKDPKHGHWWLQFGSGLLIGYWPSFLFSHLQRHASMVQFGGEIVNTRSNGYHTSTQMGSGHFADEGFGKASYFRNLKVVDWDNSLLPLTNLHLLADHPNCYDIKAGKNNVWGNYIYYGGPGRNGRCQ